AAGCTTTAAACTTAATACAAAAAGAACCAAAATATTGGTGGCCAAGTAATGATGAATTTGAAATACTTGTGGGTTCAATTTTAACACAAAATACAAAATGGACTAACGTAGAAAAATCTTTAAAAAATTTAAAATCTTTAAACTATTTAAGTTTAGAAAATTTGGCAAATAGTGATGTTGTTTTATTGACAAATGCAATTGCACCAAGTGGTTTTAAGAATCAAAAATCAAAAAGATTAAAACAACTTTGTATAAATATAATAAAAGAGTATGGCAACTTTGAAAAGTTTAAAGAATATACTAACTCTTCTTGGTTACTTTCTCAAAAAGGAATAGGACAAGAAACAAAAGATGCAATTTTGTGTTATGCTTGTAAACAAGAATATATGGTAGTTGATAAATATACAGCAAGATTGCTTTTTCGTTTTGGATATGAATTTGACTCATATGATGATATACAGACATGGCTAGTATATGGAATTAATGAAAATTACGATAAAATAGTCAAGCTTTATGGCTATGAAATATCACTAAATGAAATTTATAGTAGGTTTCATGGCAAAATTGTCGAATTTATGAAACGCAATCCAAAGGATTAATTGATGATTATAATTCCACAAACAAAAGGTGGAGTAGGTAAATCTACTGTTGCAATGCAAGTTATTGCTCCATACCTTTATAAAAAACATGGTAAAAAAATCAAATATATAGAAATAGATGACGAAAATAATGATAGTAGGTCTTTTACAAGAACAGAAATAGTTGAAAAGCAAATGCTTGGAACAAATAAATTATCAGATTTAGATGAATTAATTTTGATGGATGATAACCATGAAATTATAGTTGATGTTGGTGGAAATAAAACGTCATCACTTGTTCTAGAAGAGATAAAAAAAGTTGGTTCATTTGGTAATATTAAATGGATTATTCCCTTAGGTGATGGTGAACTTGATGGAAAGAATGCAATTGCGACTATGAAAAAAATAAAAAAAATAGAGAGTAATCCTGAACAAAATATGATATTTGCTTTAAATAGAGCTATTTCAATGGAAGATGATTATATTGAAGAGCAATTTATTAACTTTTTTGGTCACAAGTATTTAGGAACTAACTCAGCACTATATGATTTTGTAAAAGATCCAAAGTACTTTCCTGTAAAAAATGATAAAATTATTACAATGAGTAGATATTTAGGAAGTACTGTTTGGGAAATGGCTTATAATAATACAGATTTTGCTGCAAAAGCAATTAAAGCAAAAGAGTTAGGAGATGTTGAAAAAGCTAGAAAATATCTATTTTTTAGAAGAATTCAAACAGAAGCAAAAGATTATGTACTTGGTGTATTAAATAGAATTTTTAATGATTTAGATAGATGGATAGAAATTAAAAAATGAGTGAAATGAGCTTTAAACAAGCCAAAGAAATAGTTGAAAGGCTTGAGTTTTCTGAACTTGCACTTAGGAAATCATTTAAAGATATTAATACATCAACTAAGACTTTAACTGAATCATCAACTTCTTTAGAAAAGTCTTTAGAAAAACAAAAACAAGTATTAACTCAAATACCAAAAATGAATGCAAAACTTACTGTTTTGAAATCCCTTATTATGATAAATATAGGATTTATTATTGGTATTTTTGTGGGAAAATTTTTATTATAAATTAGGAATATAAATGGGTAAACAAGAAAAAATTGTATCAATGTTTAATGATATCTCTGGAAAATATGATATTGCAAATAGAGTACTTAGTATGGGAATTGATAAAAGCTGGCGAAATAAAGCTTGTAAATTGACATTTGATTTTTATGATAAGAGCAAAATAGAAAAAATAGCTGATGTTGCATGTGGAACTGGAGATATGATAGATTTTTGGTTAAAAATAGCAAAACAAAATGCAATTGAAATTGAGAATATAGTAGGAATTGATCCTAGTGTTGGTATGATGGATGTTGCAAAAAAGAAATTGCCAGAAGTTGAATTTATAGAAGCAGGAGCTTCTGATATGCCACTTGAAAGTGAATCAACTGATATTATTTCTATTTCGTATGGAATAAGAAATGTAGTACAAAGACAAGAAGCATTTTATGAATTTGCAAGAGTATTAAAGAAAAATGGTCTTGTAGTAATTAGTGAATTTACAAAAAATGAAAAAACTTCACCAATTGATTATTTGACAGATTTTTATATGAATAAAATTTTACCAACACTTGGTGGAATAATTACAAAAAATAAAGAAGCTTATACATACTTACCAAACTCTATTGATGAGTTTTTAACTACTGATAATTTATGTAAAGAGCTAAAAGAGGCTGGACTAGAGCCAATTTATACAAAAGCTTTTTCTATGAATATTTCAACACTAATAATAGCAAGAAAAGTTTAAAATAGGGCGTTAATGCCCTGTTGCAAAGAGGAAAAATGAACGCACCACTAACAGTTACAGCTTTAAATACTCAAATAAAATCACTTTTAGAAACAACTTTTTTAGAAACATATGTAGAGGGTGAAATTTCTAACCTTACTTATCATAGTTCAGGACATATTTATTTTTCAATAAAAGATGACAAATCAACAATTTCATGTGTAATGTTTAGAGGTAATACTAAATATTTGAAATTTAAACTTGAAGTTGGGCAAAAAATAAATATAAGAGGTAATCTTACTGTTTATACTCCAAGAGGAAGTTATCAATTAATTTGTTCTAGAATTGAGCCATCAGGTCAAGGAGCTTTGGCCTTAGCTTATGAGCAGTTAAAAAAGAAACTTCAAGAAAAAGGTTATTTTGATTCTCAAAGAAAAAAGAGCTTACCAAAATATCCAAAAAAAATTGTGCTTGTAACTTCACCAACGGGTGCAGCAATAGAAGATATGAAAAAAGTTGCAACAAATAGATGGCCTTTAGTTGAGTTTATTTTAGTTCCTACTTTAGTTCAAGGTGAAATGGCAAAAAATGATATAGTTAATTCTATTAAGTATGCTGATAGCTTAGCTTGTGATATTATGATTGTAGGTCGTGGTGGAGGAAGTATTGAAGATTTGTGGGCTTTTAATGAAGAGATAGTTGCAAATGCTATATATGAAACAAATACACCTATTATTTCAGCTGTTGGACATGAAGTTGATTTTTTAATTTCTGATTTTGTTGCTGATGTTAGAGCTGCTACACCTTCAAATGCAATTGAAATATCTTTGCCTGATATAAATGAACATAGAATTTATTTAGATAGTTTACATAAAGAGTTTGAAAATAGATATAAAAATATTTTATATACTAAAGAGCAAAATATAATACATTTGAAAAGAATGTATGAACAAAACTCTATTGAGTCAAAGTTTAATCTTATTGCATCTGAAATAAAAATATTAAAGCAAAGCTTTGAAAATAGATTTTCAAATATTATTATCTCTTCACAAAATAGTTTAAATATGTTAAAAAACTCTTTTGAATTAAGTAATCCAAAGAACAAAGAGAAAAAGGGTTTTGTTCAAATAAGTAAAGATGAAAAAATAATTGATTTAGATACTTTAAAAATTGATGATATTGTGTCATTGCAAACACCAAAATATATCGCAACTGCTAAAATTGAGGCTATAAAAAAACAATAAAGTTTAAGTTTATAATAGATAAAATAAATAAATCTTATAAAAGGGTGCATTAATGTTTGGTTCTGTATCAAAAAATGAGTTAAAAACAATCAACAAAATACTTGCTTTGTTAGATCCAATTATGCATAATATAAAAGATAATTCAAAATTATACTCAAATAATGACTATACAAAACAAATATCAATATCATCAAAATTAAAAGAAAAAGTGTTGTTAGTAATAAAAGGAGTAAATGCC
The window above is part of the Malaciobacter marinus genome. Proteins encoded here:
- a CDS encoding 3-methyladenine DNA glycosylase, producing the protein MQSLSNSYELLEFLKALNLIQKEPKYWWPSNDEFEILVGSILTQNTKWTNVEKSLKNLKSLNYLSLENLANSDVVLLTNAIAPSGFKNQKSKRLKQLCINIIKEYGNFEKFKEYTNSSWLLSQKGIGQETKDAILCYACKQEYMVVDKYTARLLFRFGYEFDSYDDIQTWLVYGINENYDKIVKLYGYEISLNEIYSRFHGKIVEFMKRNPKD
- the ubiE gene encoding bifunctional demethylmenaquinone methyltransferase/2-methoxy-6-polyprenyl-1,4-benzoquinol methylase UbiE, coding for MGKQEKIVSMFNDISGKYDIANRVLSMGIDKSWRNKACKLTFDFYDKSKIEKIADVACGTGDMIDFWLKIAKQNAIEIENIVGIDPSVGMMDVAKKKLPEVEFIEAGASDMPLESESTDIISISYGIRNVVQRQEAFYEFARVLKKNGLVVISEFTKNEKTSPIDYLTDFYMNKILPTLGGIITKNKEAYTYLPNSIDEFLTTDNLCKELKEAGLEPIYTKAFSMNISTLIIARKV
- the xseA gene encoding exodeoxyribonuclease VII large subunit, which gives rise to MNAPLTVTALNTQIKSLLETTFLETYVEGEISNLTYHSSGHIYFSIKDDKSTISCVMFRGNTKYLKFKLEVGQKINIRGNLTVYTPRGSYQLICSRIEPSGQGALALAYEQLKKKLQEKGYFDSQRKKSLPKYPKKIVLVTSPTGAAIEDMKKVATNRWPLVEFILVPTLVQGEMAKNDIVNSIKYADSLACDIMIVGRGGGSIEDLWAFNEEIVANAIYETNTPIISAVGHEVDFLISDFVADVRAATPSNAIEISLPDINEHRIYLDSLHKEFENRYKNILYTKEQNIIHLKRMYEQNSIESKFNLIASEIKILKQSFENRFSNIIISSQNSLNMLKNSFELSNPKNKEKKGFVQISKDEKIIDLDTLKIDDIVSLQTPKYIATAKIEAIKKQ